GCATCTGGGCGGTCATCGGCTCTGGCGCGAAAGAAGTGATGTGGTCGTTCGTGACGCTGATGATCATTACCGCGCTGTACGCGCTGAACTACAACCGGATCCACAAAAACCCGTATCCGCTGAATGCTCCGGTTGAACGAAATTAACCTTTGTCGTTCGTTGTTGCCCGATGGCGCGAGCTTATCGGGCAAATCACTAACCTTAAGTTCTTAAGGTTGGCTTAACTTTACTTTGCGAGGATCTGCGCCACTTAGTTGATGGAACTTCCCTAATGTTAAAGCGCCTTTTTAGAAGACCGACTCTCGGACAAATTTCCTGGCTCCTGCTGGTCTCATTCTATATTTCCATCTGTCTGAACATTGCCTTCTATAAGCAGGTATTGCAGGACTTACCGCTGGACTCCCTGCGCAACGTGCTGGTGTTTTTATCCATGCCGGTGGTGTCCTTCAGCGTGATGAATATTGCGCTGACGCTGGCCTCCTTCCTGTGGCTGAATCGCCCGTTGGCCTGCCTGTTCATTCTGGTTGGCGCGGCGGCGCAGTACTTCATCATGACCTACGGCATCATCATTGACCGCTCGATGATCACCAACATGATCGATACCACGCCGGCGGAAACATACGCCCTGATGACGCCGAAAATGGTGCTCACACTGGGCCTGAGCGGCATTCTGGCCGCCATCGTCGCCTGCTGGATCAAAATCAAACCGACCACGCCAGCGTTACGCGGTGTGATGTATCGCGCCGTCAGCGTGTTGATTTCCGTGTTGCTGATTCTGCTGGTCGCCCTCTTTTTCTACAAAGATTACGCGTCGCTGTTTCGCAATAATAAGCAGCTCATCAAAGCGTTGAGCCCGTCGAGCAGCATTGTCGCGACCTCGTCCTGGTATTCACACCAGCGTCTCGCCAACCTGCCGCTGGTACGCATTGGCGAGGATGCCCATCGCAACCCGCTGATGCTCAAAGAACCGCGTAAAAACCTGACCATCCTGATTGTTGGCGAAACATCTCGCGGCGATAACTTCTCGTTGTCGGGTTATTCTCGCCAGACCAATCCGCGTCTGGAAAAAGACAACGTGGTCTATTTCCCCCACACCACCTCTTGCGGTACCGCGACGGCGATTTCCGTGCCGTGTATGTTCTCCGGTATGCCGCGTAAACACTATGACGAAGAGCTGGCGCATCATCAGGAAGGGTTACTGGATATCATCCAGCGTGCGGGCATTAACGTGCTGTGGAACGACAACGACGGCGGCTGTAAGGGCGCGTGTGACCGTGTTCCTCATCAGGATATGACGGTACTGAATTTGCCGGGGCAGTGTATTGAGGGTGAATGTTATGA
This Citrobacter enshiensis DNA region includes the following protein-coding sequences:
- the eptA gene encoding phosphoethanolamine transferase EptA → MLKRLFRRPTLGQISWLLLVSFYISICLNIAFYKQVLQDLPLDSLRNVLVFLSMPVVSFSVMNIALTLASFLWLNRPLACLFILVGAAAQYFIMTYGIIIDRSMITNMIDTTPAETYALMTPKMVLTLGLSGILAAIVACWIKIKPTTPALRGVMYRAVSVLISVLLILLVALFFYKDYASLFRNNKQLIKALSPSSSIVATSSWYSHQRLANLPLVRIGEDAHRNPLMLKEPRKNLTILIVGETSRGDNFSLSGYSRQTNPRLEKDNVVYFPHTTSCGTATAISVPCMFSGMPRKHYDEELAHHQEGLLDIIQRAGINVLWNDNDGGCKGACDRVPHQDMTVLNLPGQCIEGECYDEVLFHGLEEYINSLQGDGVIVLHTIGSHGPTYYNRYPPQFRKFTPTCDTNEIQTCSQQQLVNTYDNTILYIDYIVDKSINILKSHQDNFTTSLVYLSDHGESLGENGVYLHGLPYAIAPDTQKHVPMLLWLSDDYQKRYQVDQTCLQKQASSQDFSQDNLFSTMLGLTGVQTKYYQAADDILQPCRRLTE